From Balneolales bacterium ANBcel1:
TGGTGTGCCGTTCCGCTTCCATGTCCTTCTCTGGGGCTCGCAGCAACCGGAATGGGTCGAGGATCTGTCCGATGAAGAACAACTGGAAGCCATTGAAGACTGGTTCCGCGCTGTCGCAGAGCGCTACCCCGATGCCGAGTATGTTGAAGTACTCAACGAGCAGCTCCCCGGCCACGGTGGACTTCCCTACCGTGAAGCTCTTGGCGGTGCCGGAGAAACCGGGTGGGACTGGATCATCAATGCGTTCCAAATGGCAAGGGATATCTTCCCGGAAGAGACGAGGCTGATGATTAACGATTACGGGATACTTGGCAATACAACAAATACCACCCGCTATCTGGAAATTATCGGGTTGCTCCAGGAACGGAACCTGATCGACGGGATCGGCGTGCAAGGACACCATTTCACTGTCCAGGGCAGCCCAAATAATCCACGACCGACTGTAGCCAACTTGCAACGAAGCCTGGACAGACTGGGCGAAACGGGTCTCCCCATACAAGTTACCGAACTGGACATCGGCGGAAATCCGATGCTGGAAGATCTGACCGAAGAAGAGTCCGATCAAAAACAACTGGAAGAATATCAGCGAATTTTTCCGGTTCTCTGGGAGCATCCATCCGTAGAGGGTATCACGACATGGGGCTTCCGGCCGCCAGGATGGAGACCTCAACATGAAATGTGGCTGGTTCGGGAAGACGGCTCGGAACGTCCTGCAATGGAATGGCTGCGTCAATACCTGGCGGGGGAGTGGACCGACTCCGAGATAAACCGGGAATCACCGCAAGCGTTTCACTTGTCACAAAACTATCCGAATCCGTTCAACCCCGCGACAACCATCCGGTACGAGTTGCCGGAGAGTGCCCATGTGACACTTGAAGTATTCGACATGCTGGGGCGCCGGGTAGCTACACTGGTAAATGAACCGAGGGCTTCGGGTCAGCATCAGGCCACATTTGACGCCACAAATTTGAGCAGTGGAATGTACCTGTATCGCCTGCAGGCCGGGGATGTTATCCGAACCAAAAAGATGATGCTGGTAAAATAGTGCCATATGACCACTTGAGGATAATTCCTCCAGTGGCCATATGTTTTTTTTTGAACCCTGTGATGCGAACGATCAGCGCTGCGATCCGCACCATACATCCCCCTGTTTTACATTTCGGAAATAGTCTCTTCTATGTGGAAAAATTGAAAATCGACATAGCCTCCCGCTGTTTGCGTGGCGTAGTTGAACAGGCTGAACCGGTATCCCATGAAGTGGGGCAGGGTGTATGTCATATCAAGCCGCGAACCTATGCGTGTCCACTCTTTTCCGTCGAGGCTATAGTAGAAATAGGCGATATCGGTCATATTTCTGAAGTCGCATTCGGCCTTAAGATAAATGACATCCTGTTCGAGCGGGATGCTTTCGATCTCTTCGCGCTCATCGCCTTCCGCATGAACCATGACAACCGACTTCTCTCCATCTTCGTATTTCACGCCCACTTTGCCATGCCGGTATTGCAGGAGCGCCAGTCCGGCGAAATCGCCCTCCTTCATGCTGGATACATCGACGGCCGTTATGCCGGAGCTCACAGGTCCGATGGTCCGCTGGGTAAGAGTGTTTTGAGTCTGCACGAATCGGGCATCCAGACGGCCGTTTGTCAGGCGCAAATACCCTTCCCGCCTGTTAATCGACCAGTAATCATCCACGGGGTTATGGTTCCATTGCCAGACCAGTGACAGGTCCGGTTCACCGGGGCGTCGTTTGAAATCATCGGAAGCGACGATACCGGGAATCAGGCTTTCATTTGCAGGAAGGTCGAGTTCGTCCGGCACTTTGCCGTCGATGCCCAGAACCGGCCATCCATCCTCCCAGGTGACCGGAACCAGGTAGGGAATTCGGCCTACGGATCCGTAATCACGGAACAGAAACGCGAACCAGTCGCCATCCGGGGTATCGATCAGTCCGCCCTGGGCAATCCCCCGGTCCTCCAGCGCGAGCCGGCTTTCGTAGGGGCCTTCGATATTATCTGCCCGGTGGATGATGACGGTTCGGATCCCGTCGGTCGGCCAGGTGATGTTAAATAAGTAGTAATAGTCATCCACCTTGAAAATCTGTGACCCTTCTGCCTGAAGCATGATATCATCGCCCGCCGGTTCGCTGGCGTTTTCAATAATCACTCTTTCTGTACCTTCCTTTACACCGGATAAATCCTCTTTCAACTCGACCATCATGATATCACCGACACCCCAAATCAGGTAGATGGTACCGTCATCATCGAAATAGAGGGTGTGGTCATGGTAGCTGGGCGAGAACGAGAACTCCTTCCAGGGGCCTCCCTCAATATTTTCGGTAGAGTATATGTAGGTTTTATTCGTTCTTCCCGAAAACGTCCCCACATAGTAGCGTCCGTTGTGGTACCTCAGGCTGCTGGCCCAGGACCCTCCGCCGTAGGAATCCTCACCGTTTTCAAGATTGAGGGCATCAACATCTTCGAGGATATCGTAGGCATAGCTGACCAGCTCCCAGTTAACCAGATCCGTGGATTTCATTATCGGCACTCCCGGACTCATATGCATGGTCGTGCTGCTCATGTAGTAGGTGTCCCCGATCCGGATTATGGACATGTCGGGTACATCCGCAAAAATAACCGGATTCTGTGCTCTGTTTTGAGCAGCCGCATCGGTGCTCCACATGGCAGCGACGAAAACGGCTAACAGTAAGAGTTGTTTTTTCATAATAATAGTAGTCTGTTGACAGAGGGCTGGCAAGGAGGGCCCTCAAGCTGTTTGAGTTTTCAGATTAACCACTTTTAGAGCAATGCTTTAGCACAGTATGATCTTCGCCCGCCTCATCATAAGTGTATAAACTACATTTAAAAAATAGCATATTGGCGGTTAATTCGAAATTATTCAATTCTTCCGCTCCGACAAAAACTCGCTGGTGTTGTAACACTGTCGGTTGCGTATGCCGGACACGTGCAAACCATGTGGTGATGCAATTAATTATTGCCGTCGCGCCACGTTTTCATTTTGATCCACATGATGGATGAATACGGCATGGCTTTTTTCGGATGACCTGATCGGCGATTTCATCGAAACTCCTGGTTTTACACCGGGTTTGAACCTGGCCATTCACAATTGATGCAGGTGATCGCACGAATTGTCACCCCTTATCTGCCTGGAGGGGGAAATGACAAAGAAGGGGAAATGGGATGGAGAGGGAAACGGGTAGAGAGGGTGGAAATGGGGACGGAGGGGGAAGCGGGTAAAGAGGGAGGAAATGAGTAATGAGTGGGGGTAGGCAGAGGGAAAGCGGCCAAGGGGAGGGGTATAGGAATCCGGGTTTTTTATTACCTTATTTCCAGGGTTCCGAAATCAGTTTTTCCAATCAACTACCATAGTTATGCTAATTCAATCGAAAAACGGTACAAGCGTTACCACTGCACGGTTCGCTTTCACCTTTTTTATCCTTTTGATTATTTCCACTTCGGTCTACGCCCAGTCGCGGCACGTTTATCTGCTGTATGACACATCCAGTCCCCAGGCAGCCTATGCTTCGGAACGGCTGGAAGCGGCGCTCACGCAAGTGGGGTATACCGTGACCGATGACCGGTCCGAATATGACTATTTGCTGAGCATCGGGATCAACAGGGTCAGGCTGGAGCCCGAAGCGTTTGCCGTGATCCCGGAGAATCACATCATCACCATTAACGGGGGTGACGGGGCAGGCATGATTTACGGCAGTCTTGCGGTGGCCGACGCGCTGCTGGACGGCACCGCGCTTGGCGAAATCGGCGCCATGAATGAGAAACCTCATTTTCCGTTCCGCGCTGTCAAACATAATCTGCCCTGGGATACGTACCGCCCGAGTTATGCGCTCGACCAGCACTTCGAAACCGCCCGCAAGCCGGAGTATTGGGAGGCGTTTCTGGACATGATGGCGGATAATCGCCTGAACGTGCTGACACTGTGGATGATGCACCCGTTCACGTACATGATCATGCCTGAAAACTTCCCGGAAGCGAGTCCGTTCACCGAAGAAGAGCTTGCCGAATGGCAGGAGCTATTCCACGGTATTTTCCGGATGGCCGATGAGCGCGGCATTGACACCTACATCGTCAACTGGAGCATTTTTGTCAGTGAGGAGTTTTCAAAAGCGCACAATGTGGCGCACGACAATTTTTATCCGTACTACTATGTGACCGGCGACACCACCGAAATCGTTCGCCGCTACACGAGGGAAAGTGTCACGCAGGTGCTCAACGAATATCCCAAACTTGACGGTTTCGGGATTTCGCACGGGGAAGGCATGGCAGGCATGACGCCCCGTCAGCGACAGGACTGGATGAACGAAACCATGATCGAAGGGATGCTGCTGGCCGACCGGCCGTCAAAACTGATCCACCGTGTCCCGTTCTCGGCGGATACCCTCTCCGACGGCTCAACCGATCCGTATGTCGAGGAGCTCACTCGGGAGGCCATGGAAGATCTCGAAGATCAGTTCGAAGGACCGATATGGGTGGAGATGAAGTTCAACTGGTCCCATGCGCATTCCACCCCACACCTGGTAAAAGTGCACGGCGGTGAGCTCGGCGACACCTATTTCGTACCGGAGCCCGAAAACTACAAGGTCACCTGGATGGCTCGTAACGAAGATTTCTTCGCGTTGCGCTGGGGTGTTCCGGACTTTATTCGTGCCCATATCGCAAATAATGACGCCTCTTACGTGGGGGGATATTTCATCGGTTCAGATACATACATCCCGGCACTCGACTATTTTACCAAAATCGACGACCCGGTGGATTGGGACTATGCCTTTCAGCGTCAGTGGCTTTTTTACCAGTTGTGGGGCCGGTTGCTCTATGACCCCGAAACTTCCGACGATGTGTTCCGAAACGCTTTTGTGCGGCGATACGGCGATGATGCCCGCGTGCTGCTCGACGCTTATGCCAAATCATCGGCCACCGCGCTCAGACTGGCCTCGGCATGGGATCTGCGGTGGGATTTCACCCTTTACAGCGAAGGGTTCCTTTCGCTCTATGAAATAGAGGAAGACTACGAATCGTCTACCATGCAATATATCTCAGTGGACCGGCTGATCGAGCGGCCGCCTCTGGACCCGAATTATGTCTCCGTTGCCGATTATGTCGCGGCGAAAGCGGAGGGCAAGACCTTTGACGACGACGCGGTCACCCCGCCCGTTCTCATTCAGAAACTTGAAGAAGATAACCATCGGGCGCTTGAAATGGTGGCGGATATCGACACCGACGGAAATGCTTCGTTGTTGTATGAAGTCTCCGATGTCAAAACCTGGGCCAATCTCGGGCTTCATTTTGCCGAAAAGCTGAAGGGCGCGATCGCGCTGCAAACATTCCGGACCCATGGCGACGAATCACAACGGCAAAAAGCGATCGAGCATCTGGAAAATGCCCTCGGTTACTGGGACATTGTTGTCGATATAACCCGGCCGCTGTATAAAGACATGCATCTGGTCCATTATATGGGCGGCAGCTTTTTGCGTGATGATGAACGCCTCTTTCACTGGGAGCACATTCGCCCGGAAGTTGCGGAAGATGTGGAAATTGCTCGATCGGCACACCATGAAAGCGACTGACCGGTCAACGCTGGTGATTTAGAACCGAACGCACCTCCTATGTGCATTAACCGCATTTTCTAACTTCTGAAGTAGCATTGAGATGACATATAGAATACCATCTTTAGCCGTGGGAGTGCTTGTCCTGCTCCTTGCCGCTTGCCGCAGCGACTCCAGCCCGGATGTTCACCGGCCCTACATCGATTTGTCCGGTACCTGGCAGTTCGCCCTGGATACGGCCGATACCGGTATCGCGCAAAAATGGTTCCTCTCTGAGCTCGAAGACACCATCCAACTGCCCGGCACCACCGACTCCAACCGGAAAGGATTTGCCAATACCGACACAACCACCCGACGACTAAACAGGGAGTATACCTATGAAGGTCCGGCCTGGTACCGAAAGCAGGTGGTTATTCCGGAGCATTTCAGGGATCAGCACGTCCGGCTATTTATCGAACGCACCAAACCGGCTGCAGTATGGGTTGATGACACACGTGTCGGCGAATCGATGCTCCTGCAGTCGCCGCAAATTTACGACCTCACCGGAGTGGTCGAACCCGGGGAACATACGATCTCCATCCGGGTGGATAACAGCCTCGAGCTTACTCCGTACGGTAACTCTCATATCTATTCAAACGACACCCAGACCAACTGGAATGGGATGATAGGGGAGATGCGAATCGAGGCCCGGCCGATGACATATATCGAAAATTTGCGTGTCTACCCCGACATCGTCAACCGAAAGGTCGATATTGAAATCTCGATAGAAAACCCGCTTGGTATCAGAGAAGCACGGATTGAACTGCAGGCCGTCCGGGAAGAGAACGGCGAATCCACGGTATTGGAGAGGAGATCCGTCGAAACCACCCTGGACTCTCTCATCCATCTGGAGTATTACCTCGGTGATGAAATGCGCCTCTGGGATGATTACGAGCAGCCGCTCTATCACCTGACGGCCACGCTTTCCTACGGCGGCACCCGCGACTCCGACACTGCGGTTTTCGGTATGCGCGACTTTTCGGTCAGCGGCACACAATTTCAAATCAACGGGCGCACCACATTCCTGCGCGGGAAACACGATGGCGCCCTCTTTCCACTGACCGGCCACACGCCCATGGATGTGGAAAGCTGGGAGCGGATTTTCCAGATCGCTCAATCCTACGGAATCAACCATTATCGCTTTCACTCCTGGTCACCGCCCGAAGCGGCGTTTATTGCCGCCGACCGTGTGGGCATCTTTTTGCAGACGGAGCTGCCTTTCTGGGGCGGACTCGATTCGGATTCCGTCGCATACATGCTCAGGGAGGAAGGCTACGCCATGCTGAAGCACTACGCAAACCACCCGTCGTTTGTCATGTTCTCGCATGGAAACGAGATCTGGAGCGGCCATGAGCGGGTGGAGGAGAATATCCGGGCCCTTCGAAATTTCGACGACCGCCCCCTCTATACCCAGGGATCCAACAACAACATCGGCTATCTCGGTCCCGGGAAATCCTCCGAGTTTTTTGTCGCGTCGCGGACTCCCTATGCGCACGATACCACACTCACCCATACCCGGCTTACCCACGCGTTCGTCGATTCCCGCGACGGTGGAATTCTCAACACACGAACCCCATCCACCGATATTCGGTTCGACTATCCCGTATCGCAGATTGACATCCCCCTTGTCACCCATGAGATCGCTCAGTATCAGATCTATCCCGATTACGAAGAAATTGACAAGTACACGGGGGTTCTGCAGCCGTGGAATCTGGAGGTTTTCCGCAGCCGCCTTGAAAAAGCGGGCATGCTCGATCAACGTTTCGACTTTCAGCGGGCGTCCGGTGCCTTGTCGGCGCTCTGTTACAAGGAGGAGATGGAGGCGGCGCTCCGGACCGAAAACCTGGCCGGTTTCCAACTGCTCGACCTTCAGGATTTCCCGGGGCAGGGAACCGCGCTGGTGGGTATTTTGGATGTCTTCATGGACAGCAAAGGGGTTGTCAGCCGCGAGGAGTGGCTGCAATCCTGTAACGATGTCGTTGTTATGCTGGAATTCCCGAAGTACACATGGACCGGCGGTGAAACCTTCCAGGCCAAAGTCCGTGTCGCAAACTACTCCAGATCCGATGTCCGTGAAGATCTGGCCTGGGAGATCCGGGACCGGCAGAATGCCGTCATCGAAAAAGGCCGGTTAACCGACGTTTTCATCCCTCAGGGGAGCGTGCAAACCGTCGGGGAAATCAGCGTGATTCTTCCGGATGGAACCGGTGCCGAAATGCTCACTGTGGATGTCTCCCTTGAAAACACACCTTACGCGAACAGTTATCCGGCCTGGGTGTATCCTCCGGCGGACGATCCGCTCTTCCCCGGGGATGTCAAAGTTGCCAGCCGGTTGGATGATGAAGCCTTTTCGATTCTGGATGCCGGCGGACGCGTGCTTTTGTTCCCGGAAACCGATGATGTAGCCGATGTGAGTTTTCCCGGCCTGTTTCCGCCCGATTTCTGGAATTTCGGGATGTTCAAGCGCATCAGCGAAAACGCCGGCGCACCGGTCTCGCCCGGAACGCTCGGCCTGCTGATGGATCCGGATCATCCGCTCTTCAACGCGTTTCCCACAGACTTTCACACCAACTGGCAGTGGTTCTCCATCATCAAGGAAAGCAACTCCCTTATCCTCGACGATACACCCGATGAATACCGGCCGCTGGTGCAGGTGATCGACAACCTGGAGCGCAACCACAAGCTGGGACTGCTATTCGAATTTTCGGTCGGTGAAGGAAAACTGCTGGTATGCATGTCACAGCTGGAAAACATCACGGACAAACCCGAAGCCCGGCAGCTTTACCACTCCATTCTCAAATACATGAATTCCGAGGCCTTCCGGCCGGCACACAGCATCAGCAGGGAAGAGCTAAGTGACCTGTTCCGGTAAACTCCGGACAAAGACAACACCGTACACATTACCGGGGAAACCGAACAGGGCGTGCCTATCTGATCTGGCTCGGTGAACTTCCCTGACTGGGATCATGGGCAATTCTCGGGGGCAGAAATCCGTCGGGATAGCCGGTAACATACTCTTCACCGAACAACCGGTTATGAACAACGGTATTCCGGTGTACCTCCCAGTCAAACCTTCCGCGTTTACGCAAAAAGAGGGTGATAAATGATGATGTGATAACGATGAATGTGGAATAGAGGATTGCCAGCCATATCATCTGGTCCTGTATCGTGGGTTCGGTAAAGCTGAGCAGGATGATGGCAAACGAGACGGGCCCGTTCTGGATGCCGGTTTCCAGGGAGATCGCGCGTTGAAACAGCGGCTGGACTCCAAAGAGGCGCGATACCCAGTAGCCAAAGAAAAATCCCAGCAAACCGACAAAAAGCACGGCGAAATAGACTTGCCACGGCGTCTGGAGAAAGAGTCCGCCGTGCCGGATAAAGGCGGTACCCAAAAGGAACAAAATTACGATAATCGCTACAAAACCGGCTGTATCTTCGGCGGTTTTGGCCCAGCCGGGAGAGACGCGTCTCAGGATCATCCCAAGCCCAACCGGCACCAGCACCAGCACCAGGGAGCCGACGATATTCATGGTCGGTATCACAAAATCGGATCCGGCCGTAGCCTGACCCGAAGCCACCATTGCGTCGCTGATTTGCCGGGTGAAGCCGGAAGCGTACAGTTCAAGCAGCAGGGGCATCATCAATAATGCCAGAATCGTGGAGGCCGTGGTCATCGAAATGCTCAGGGCTACGGAACCGCGGGCAAAATAGGCGAACATGTTGGATGTCGTGCCGCCGGGCAGACAGCCGATCAGGATAATCGCAATGGCAAACGCCGGCGACAGGTTCAGAAATACGGCCAGGCCGAACGCAATGAGCGGCATCACGCCGAATTGCGAGAGAAAACCGATAAGCACTCCCCGTGGACGCCGGCCTACCGCTTTGAAATCATCGACGGTCAGACTCGCACCCATTCCCAGCATGATCACGAAAATCATCAACCCCAGCAGAGCCTGGTCGGATGAGTGCAGTAATTGGGTTTCAATTTCCATAGCGTATCACTTCCGTATTATGCCTTTACTCCCTTGGGGGAGAAGATATCACGTATTGTCTCTTCATACTTTTTCTCAACGACATGGCGTTTCAGTTTGAAGAGGTTAGTCAGTTCTTCGCCTACCTTGAAATTTTCGGAAAGCAGGCGAAACTCGCGAATCTGTTCAAACGATTTGATTCCGTTGGTGCCGGACAGGTAGTGTTTGATTTCGTCA
This genomic window contains:
- a CDS encoding glycoside hydrolase 43 family protein, with amino-acid sequence MKKQLLLLAVFVAAMWSTDAAAQNRAQNPVIFADVPDMSIIRIGDTYYMSSTTMHMSPGVPIMKSTDLVNWELVSYAYDILEDVDALNLENGEDSYGGGSWASSLRYHNGRYYVGTFSGRTNKTYIYSTENIEGGPWKEFSFSPSYHDHTLYFDDDGTIYLIWGVGDIMMVELKEDLSGVKEGTERVIIENASEPAGDDIMLQAEGSQIFKVDDYYYLFNITWPTDGIRTVIIHRADNIEGPYESRLALEDRGIAQGGLIDTPDGDWFAFLFRDYGSVGRIPYLVPVTWEDGWPVLGIDGKVPDELDLPANESLIPGIVASDDFKRRPGEPDLSLVWQWNHNPVDDYWSINRREGYLRLTNGRLDARFVQTQNTLTQRTIGPVSSGITAVDVSSMKEGDFAGLALLQYRHGKVGVKYEDGEKSVVMVHAEGDEREEIESIPLEQDVIYLKAECDFRNMTDIAYFYYSLDGKEWTRIGSRLDMTYTLPHFMGYRFSLFNYATQTAGGYVDFQFFHIEETISEM
- a CDS encoding bile acid:sodium symporter; this encodes MEIETQLLHSSDQALLGLMIFVIMLGMGASLTVDDFKAVGRRPRGVLIGFLSQFGVMPLIAFGLAVFLNLSPAFAIAIILIGCLPGGTTSNMFAYFARGSVALSISMTTASTILALLMMPLLLELYASGFTRQISDAMVASGQATAGSDFVIPTMNIVGSLVLVLVPVGLGMILRRVSPGWAKTAEDTAGFVAIIVILFLLGTAFIRHGGLFLQTPWQVYFAVLFVGLLGFFFGYWVSRLFGVQPLFQRAISLETGIQNGPVSFAIILLSFTEPTIQDQMIWLAILYSTFIVITSSFITLFLRKRGRFDWEVHRNTVVHNRLFGEEYVTGYPDGFLPPRIAHDPSQGSSPSQIR
- a CDS encoding endo-1,4-beta-xylanase; the encoded protein is MLSSQAVSQAVDTVVNVNGGFQDATPGVITSSDEVTNWSFLGMDYVDFEIIEDSLNEDNNFLKVTFADNDGSLDPWGSQAIHENISLLEGKRYRISLKIRTEAVATTYIQLHPQGLGASEALWAQPVEPGEWQVLEIAGFEPDADGQMVAAIHFTHPNNPENVTFYIDWLEVREIDPMLPPPSNTPLAEGHDKFLGSTSTHLNYWEYYWNQMTPGNAGKWGSVEREQGVRDWSTLDRKFNFSREHGVPFRFHVLLWGSQQPEWVEDLSDEEQLEAIEDWFRAVAERYPDAEYVEVLNEQLPGHGGLPYREALGGAGETGWDWIINAFQMARDIFPEETRLMINDYGILGNTTNTTRYLEIIGLLQERNLIDGIGVQGHHFTVQGSPNNPRPTVANLQRSLDRLGETGLPIQVTELDIGGNPMLEDLTEEESDQKQLEEYQRIFPVLWEHPSVEGITTWGFRPPGWRPQHEMWLVREDGSERPAMEWLRQYLAGEWTDSEINRESPQAFHLSQNYPNPFNPATTIRYELPESAHVTLEVFDMLGRRVATLVNEPRASGQHQATFDATNLSSGMYLYRLQAGDVIRTKKMMLVK